Proteins encoded in a region of the Zea mays cultivar B73 chromosome 2, Zm-B73-REFERENCE-NAM-5.0, whole genome shotgun sequence genome:
- the LOC100502240 gene encoding uncharacterized protein LOC100502240: MAAPAPLSTQFFARRLLLPVAASSSSDSALRAVSAPSPWSPCFLRATRALTSREVPMARLCVLAPSVPLLLSLGRWISRASAPWYLGFCILALAPRLIVDLVAIFLFQKLCCSPMLISSNTCGVVPCLCLGEKFLVWAAKTAKANCDACQVLDVKPEPRSHHCSCEVQANYNFERRFGAEVEASSPFILRRQPTPRRDVPVDPDALSASCVPLVLSSEAPVELFPCKPPSNTTLAKCLIGSLNQYSSLFYDY, from the coding sequence ATGGCCGCGCCTGCTCCCTTGTCCACTCAGTTCTTTGCTCGCCGGTTGCTGCTCCCGGTTGCTGCGAGCTCCAGCTCGGATTCAGCCCTGCGCGCCGTCTCTGCTCCCTCGCCATGGTCGCCGTGTTTCCTGCGTGCGACGCGCGCTCTCACTAGCCGTGAAGTTCCCATGGCACGTCTCTGCGTCCTTGCTCCTTCGGTGCCCCTGCTGCTCAGCCTTGGACGCTGGATCTCGCGCGCTTCTGCGCCATGGTACCTTGGGTTCTGCATTCTTGCATTAGCGCCGCGCCTGATCGTCGACCTTGTTGCCATCTTCCTATTCCAGAAGCTTTGCTGCAGTCCTATGTTGATTTCGTCGAATACCTGTGGTGTGGTCCCTTGCTTGTGTTTGGGAGAGAAGTTCTTGGTGTGGGCGGCGAAGACAGCGAAAGCCAACTGTGACGCCTGCCAAGTACTCGACGTAAAGCCTGAACCACGGTCTCATCATTGTTCGTGTGAAGTTCAAGCCAATTATAATTTTGAAAGGAGATTTGGTGCTGAAGTCGAAGCCAGTAGCCCCTTTATTCTTCGTCGTCAACCCACACCGCGTCGCGACGTGCCCGTCGATCCCGACGCTCTATCTGCCAGTTGTGTGCCACTTGTATTGAGCTCTGAAGCCCCTGTCGAGCTCTTCCCCTGTAAGCCGCCTTCGAACACAACCCTTGCTAAGTGTTTGATAGGAAGCCTGAACCAATACTCATCGTTGTTCTACGATTATTAA